One Parasphingorhabdus cellanae genomic region harbors:
- the rpsT gene encoding 30S ribosomal protein S20, producing the protein MANTPQAKKRIRRNERRTVINKNRVSQIRTKIKSVEAALEAGDKAAATTALAAVQPELARGVARGVFHKNTASRKFSRLTKRLAALG; encoded by the coding sequence ATGGCTAATACGCCGCAAGCAAAGAAACGTATCCGTCGCAACGAGCGCCGCACGGTCATTAACAAGAACCGCGTGAGCCAGATTCGCACGAAAATTAAGTCCGTTGAAGCGGCTTTGGAAGCAGGCGATAAAGCCGCTGCAACCACTGCTCTTGCTGCTGTCCAGCCAGAATTGGCCCGCGGCGTGGCCCGCGGTGTGTTCCACAAAAACACGGCATCGCGCAAATTCAGCCGCCTGACAAAGCGTCTCGCTGCGCTGGGATAA
- a CDS encoding winged helix DNA-binding protein yields MDQNIQKDIWGGQILLVSDDTELRALYVHAIELLGGRCTALPISFNSDDIGEQINVATIVVQITEWDGVQREALGRVERFCEASRLPMLIRTDLNLLDMILAEVEYPHVEHLLSDSVAELFVSLEHRTERPISSLFADRDEIDLVDLKKISADVERIARALVKLSGTKPAAGERRLINSPFLEPEAQTKVADSPIGFKAGASGDLQGADSDRAPEHRPTTVLDNISADEVRGLIRARRLRDQYFDGELFADPAWDMLLDLMAAQLEGTKVAVSSLCIAASVPPTTALRWIKTMTEEGVFERKADERDGRRIFIELSEEATAGMVGLLTMIRREGLILI; encoded by the coding sequence ATGGATCAAAATATTCAGAAGGACATTTGGGGCGGTCAGATTTTATTGGTCTCTGACGATACCGAGCTGCGTGCGCTCTATGTCCATGCGATTGAACTGCTTGGCGGACGCTGCACCGCATTGCCTATCAGCTTCAATAGTGATGATATAGGTGAACAGATAAATGTTGCGACCATCGTGGTGCAGATTACCGAATGGGATGGCGTTCAGCGCGAGGCGCTGGGCAGAGTTGAGCGGTTTTGTGAAGCCTCTCGTCTGCCGATGCTGATACGCACTGATCTCAATCTGCTGGATATGATTTTGGCAGAAGTAGAATATCCGCATGTTGAGCATCTGCTGAGCGACAGCGTGGCGGAGCTTTTTGTATCACTGGAACATCGCACGGAACGCCCAATCAGCAGCTTGTTTGCAGACCGGGACGAAATAGATCTGGTCGATCTCAAGAAAATTTCTGCTGACGTCGAACGTATTGCAAGGGCCTTGGTAAAATTGTCCGGGACGAAGCCAGCTGCTGGTGAAAGGCGTCTGATCAATAGCCCGTTTCTTGAGCCGGAGGCGCAAACAAAAGTCGCGGATTCTCCGATTGGTTTCAAAGCGGGAGCATCAGGCGATTTGCAGGGAGCAGATAGCGACCGTGCGCCGGAACATCGGCCTACCACAGTACTCGATAACATATCTGCCGATGAAGTACGGGGACTGATTCGGGCAAGGCGGCTGCGCGATCAGTATTTCGACGGGGAGCTTTTTGCCGATCCGGCATGGGACATGTTGCTCGACTTGATGGCTGCTCAACTTGAAGGAACAAAAGTCGCGGTTTCCAGCCTTTGTATTGCGGCATCCGTCCCGCCGACTACGGCGCTGCGCTGGATCAAAACCATGACCGAGGAAGGTGTTTTTGAGCGAAAGGCCGATGAAAGAGACGGCCGCCGGATATTTATAGAATTAAGTGAGGAAGCCACCGCGGGAATGGTTGGACTTTTGACCATGATTCGCCGTGAGGGGCTCATACTGATCTGA